A stretch of Episyrphus balteatus chromosome 2, idEpiBalt1.1, whole genome shotgun sequence DNA encodes these proteins:
- the LOC129912106 gene encoding uncharacterized protein LOC129912106 isoform X2, translating to MKERHIDQIFLEFPDFNTKMIFESKLGIWQNENGVFTVSPRPVNKLTNQHSVESWVNTLSSPSPTSSSSDSDVTVLEILKKTEQGRAILESYRLKNCLTPEDRTNLVHKIVQYFTENKKKMTVKRCEILAEEIVKIFPTENLGSYFVRGFNKIPPKGKLYDRYRGQRRSLKQLYKTDPTSSKKVKLAEVEDNSKEDCDEEPINETEMQRVCDELKQNRDWETVTKQWKQTMPFRRDMISQSSDIDLHTVLQEWPLYKYSRAPELIAMDYNFIKPNNGFDFTKWEQFSKIALELFTARIKCSALKSFLNEFRENIDDLDIDNVNIGYATLLHGVLPPSSQQFNGKLKKFTIEDSKSSFTLEVECAGQVEPMLKIKREECLKSKTKLQPLIIVVGERFHYNNFYVSLDNIMFKLDTYLDCIIFYLKLVYVLNIQYPPQCFSVWVFIQMFFFNIQDGKKIPSVSTLLNDINALIN from the exons ATGAAGGAAAGACATATCGACCAAATATTCTTGGAATTCCCAGACTTCAACACAAAAATGATCTTCGAGTCTAAATTAGGAATTTGGCAAAACGAAAAT GGAGTTTTTACTGTGAGTCCGAGGCCCGTTAATAAATTGACCAATCAACACTCAGTAGAATCGTGGGTTAACACTTTGAGTAGTCCATCGCCAACAAGTAGTTCATCGGATTCTGAT gtaACTGTACtagaaattttgaagaaaacagaACAGGGCAGAGCAATTTTAGAATCCTATCGCCTCAAAAATTGTTTGACTCCAGAGGATCGAACAAATTTGGTCCACAAAATTGTCCAATattttactgaaaataaaaagaaaatgacGGTTAAGAGGTGTGAAATCTTGGCAGAGGAAATCGTAAAAATTTTTCCTACAGAAAACTTG GGTTCGTACTTTGTTCGAGGGTTTAACAAAATCCCCCCCAAGGGTAAACTGTACGACCGATATAGAGGACAACGAAGATCTCTAAAGCAGCTCTATAAAACTGATCCCACGTCATCAAAGAAAGTTAAACTGGCAGAAGTGGAAGATAATTCCAAAGAGGATTGTGATGAAGAACCAATAAACGAGACCGAGATGCAAAGGGTTTGCGACGAGCTGAAACAAAACCGGGACTGGGAAACAGTTACTAAACAATGGAAACAAACTATGCCATTCAGGAGGGATATGATTTCCCAAAGCTCTGacattgacctccacacagtcCTTCAGGAGTGGCCGCTTTACAAATATTCACGAGCGCCAGAACTG ATTGCCATGgattacaattttataaaaCCGAATAATGGGTTCGACTTCACCAAATGggaacaattttcgaaaatagcCCTAGAATTGTTCACAGCGAGGATCAAGTGCAGCGCTCTTAAATCATTCCTCAATGAATTCAGGGAGAATATTGACGACCTTGACATAG ataACGTCAATATTGGCTATGCAACTCTGTTACATGGAGTGTTGCCTCCATCATCGCAGCAGTTTAATggtaaattgaagaaatttacaATTGAAGATTCAAAATCATCTTTCACTCTGGAAGTGGAATGTGCAGGCCAGGTCGAACctatgctaaaaataaaaagggaggaatgtttaaaatcgaaaacaaaacTTCAGCCCCTAATAATTGTTGTTGGTGAGAGatttcattataataatttttatgtgtccTTGGACAATATTATGTTTAAATTAGATACTTATTTGGactgcattattttttatttaaagctcgtttatgtattaaatattcAATACCCTCCACAGTGTTTTTCGGTATGGgtttttatacaaatgtttttctttaatattcaagacggtaaaaaaataccttctgtttcaactttactaaatgatataaatgcattaattaattaa
- the LOC129912106 gene encoding uncharacterized protein LOC129912106 isoform X1 encodes MDAELPSSELVDGSDVEVNLQSEQSSIIYMNEKGELSLVNPNDPNQLNRVEVTVQNIIPQKDAETNDDDLELANLLMSWELYDQLYKFLKDKKINIEGLKCMKERHIDQIFLEFPDFNTKMIFESKLGIWQNENGVFTVSPRPVNKLTNQHSVESWVNTLSSPSPTSSSSDSDVTVLEILKKTEQGRAILESYRLKNCLTPEDRTNLVHKIVQYFTENKKKMTVKRCEILAEEIVKIFPTENLGSYFVRGFNKIPPKGKLYDRYRGQRRSLKQLYKTDPTSSKKVKLAEVEDNSKEDCDEEPINETEMQRVCDELKQNRDWETVTKQWKQTMPFRRDMISQSSDIDLHTVLQEWPLYKYSRAPELIAMDYNFIKPNNGFDFTKWEQFSKIALELFTARIKCSALKSFLNEFRENIDDLDIDNVNIGYATLLHGVLPPSSQQFNGKLKKFTIEDSKSSFTLEVECAGQVEPMLKIKREECLKSKTKLQPLIIVVGERFHYNNFYVSLDNIMFKLDTYLDCIIFYLKLVYVLNIQYPPQCFSVWVFIQMFFFNIQDGKKIPSVSTLLNDINALIN; translated from the exons ATGGATGCTGAATTACCAAGTAGTGAACTTGTTGATGGAAGTGACGTCGAAGTGAATCTTCAATCTGAACAAAGTTCAATAATTTATATGAACGAAAAAGGCGAATTATCATTAGTCAATCCCAATGATCCAAACCAATTAAACAGGGTTGAAGTTACAGTTCAAAATATCATTCCTCAAAAAGACGCTGAAACAAACGATGATGACTTAGAATTAGCCAATCTACTCATGTCGTGGGAACTCTATGACCAACTTTACAAATTTCTTAAAG ACAAGAAAATCAACATTGAGGGGTTGAAATGCATGAAGGAAAGACATATCGACCAAATATTCTTGGAATTCCCAGACTTCAACACAAAAATGATCTTCGAGTCTAAATTAGGAATTTGGCAAAACGAAAAT GGAGTTTTTACTGTGAGTCCGAGGCCCGTTAATAAATTGACCAATCAACACTCAGTAGAATCGTGGGTTAACACTTTGAGTAGTCCATCGCCAACAAGTAGTTCATCGGATTCTGAT gtaACTGTACtagaaattttgaagaaaacagaACAGGGCAGAGCAATTTTAGAATCCTATCGCCTCAAAAATTGTTTGACTCCAGAGGATCGAACAAATTTGGTCCACAAAATTGTCCAATattttactgaaaataaaaagaaaatgacGGTTAAGAGGTGTGAAATCTTGGCAGAGGAAATCGTAAAAATTTTTCCTACAGAAAACTTG GGTTCGTACTTTGTTCGAGGGTTTAACAAAATCCCCCCCAAGGGTAAACTGTACGACCGATATAGAGGACAACGAAGATCTCTAAAGCAGCTCTATAAAACTGATCCCACGTCATCAAAGAAAGTTAAACTGGCAGAAGTGGAAGATAATTCCAAAGAGGATTGTGATGAAGAACCAATAAACGAGACCGAGATGCAAAGGGTTTGCGACGAGCTGAAACAAAACCGGGACTGGGAAACAGTTACTAAACAATGGAAACAAACTATGCCATTCAGGAGGGATATGATTTCCCAAAGCTCTGacattgacctccacacagtcCTTCAGGAGTGGCCGCTTTACAAATATTCACGAGCGCCAGAACTG ATTGCCATGgattacaattttataaaaCCGAATAATGGGTTCGACTTCACCAAATGggaacaattttcgaaaatagcCCTAGAATTGTTCACAGCGAGGATCAAGTGCAGCGCTCTTAAATCATTCCTCAATGAATTCAGGGAGAATATTGACGACCTTGACATAG ataACGTCAATATTGGCTATGCAACTCTGTTACATGGAGTGTTGCCTCCATCATCGCAGCAGTTTAATggtaaattgaagaaatttacaATTGAAGATTCAAAATCATCTTTCACTCTGGAAGTGGAATGTGCAGGCCAGGTCGAACctatgctaaaaataaaaagggaggaatgtttaaaatcgaaaacaaaacTTCAGCCCCTAATAATTGTTGTTGGTGAGAGatttcattataataatttttatgtgtccTTGGACAATATTATGTTTAAATTAGATACTTATTTGGactgcattattttttatttaaagctcgtttatgtattaaatattcAATACCCTCCACAGTGTTTTTCGGTATGGgtttttatacaaatgtttttctttaatattcaagacggtaaaaaaataccttctgtttcaactttactaaatgatataaatgcattaattaattaa